From Scleropages formosus chromosome 1, fSclFor1.1, whole genome shotgun sequence, a single genomic window includes:
- the LOC108928509 gene encoding C-C motif chemokine 3-like — MKHILVVTLLLRALVSLSLSENSNEPQKCCFDFFKVRIPANTVTHIEETDGRCVYPGVIFYTVRKHERCVDPSLPWVKKIMKNLQISPFEKEKGHNKLVKPSQRKHPTPSLGMRRKARPEDLMSASRWRSG, encoded by the exons ATGAAGCACATCTTGGTCGTCACTCTTCTACTCCGTGCCCTGGTCTCCCTGTCACTGAGTGAGA ACAGCAACGAACCACAGAAGTGCTGCTTTGACTTCTTCAAAGTCAGAATCCCAgcaaacacagtgacacacattgAAGAGACAGATGGCCGATGTGTGTATCCTGGTGTGAT ATTTTACACGGTACGGAAACATGAGAGATGTGTGGACCCCTCTCTGCCGTGggttaaaaaaattatgaagaaTCTGCAGATATCTCCCTTTGAGAAGGAAAAAGGACACAACAAGCTTGTGAAACCTTCACAGAGGAAACATCCAACACCTAGTCTAGGCATGAGGAGAAAAGCGCGGCCTGAAGACCTTATgtcggccagcaggtggcgcagtggttag